A genomic segment from Marinobacter subterrani encodes:
- a CDS encoding ExeM/NucH family extracellular endonuclease gives MNLRHRLFFRFFYLVLPLLQGAATAAADCGDPATAISAVQGSGAASTLVGQTVTVEGIVTQDSRAEGGFGGFYLQQADHQADSNPATSEAIFVYTNRDTGKPGSRLRVTGKVKEFHGLTELVAVRSIRECGRDAQPEPVMVDLPWSMHPESRENMRVRFRYPLTVVDNYNLAEYGELALAASDQVQPTEYRAPGQEAYRLSASHRQNRVLLDDNRSVRDPRPVPWPPAGLSLASTVRAGDRVGNLTGVLDFRFDAWRIQPSGEPAFIASNPRSRAPTRLQNDTVRMMAQNLGNYFNGNGQGKGFPTSRGAGTLAAFEQQRQRLIHTLLAPDPDILAVSELENDGYGPASAIAGLARSLGDHWQYVRTPGEDGGDEIRTALLYRSDRITPVGAPSRLTDGTFRTKGRPPLAQDFRRIGGERTVRIVAPHLKSKSCRGARGADRDQSDGQGCYTRRRVAEASALVNWPGVHSGDGQSIGTLIAGDLNSYLSEQPLAVFSAAGFTSMVHHFHPCTPARCRHYTYRYKGEKGTLDHALASEQLRPRVLGAKAWLVNTDEPRAIGYQGIRQNGQQGPWRSSDHNPVIIDLRL, from the coding sequence GTGAACCTCCGACACCGGTTATTTTTCCGTTTCTTTTATCTGGTACTGCCGTTGCTGCAGGGCGCTGCAACGGCAGCGGCCGACTGTGGTGATCCCGCCACTGCGATTTCGGCTGTCCAGGGCAGTGGCGCGGCCTCGACACTGGTCGGGCAGACGGTGACCGTGGAAGGCATCGTTACCCAGGACTCCCGGGCCGAAGGCGGATTCGGCGGCTTCTACCTTCAACAGGCAGATCACCAGGCCGACAGCAATCCGGCCACCTCCGAGGCGATCTTCGTCTACACCAACCGCGATACCGGCAAACCTGGCAGCCGCCTGCGGGTAACCGGCAAGGTCAAGGAGTTCCATGGCCTGACAGAGCTGGTGGCGGTCCGGAGCATCCGGGAGTGTGGCCGGGATGCGCAACCCGAGCCGGTCATGGTCGATCTGCCATGGTCCATGCATCCCGAGAGCCGGGAAAACATGCGGGTACGCTTCCGCTACCCGCTAACGGTGGTGGATAACTACAATCTCGCAGAATACGGCGAACTGGCACTGGCCGCCTCGGATCAGGTACAGCCCACCGAATACCGTGCCCCGGGTCAGGAGGCCTATCGGTTATCCGCCAGCCACCGGCAGAACCGGGTGCTGCTGGACGACAACCGCTCGGTGCGCGATCCCCGCCCGGTGCCCTGGCCACCGGCAGGGTTGTCGCTTGCATCCACGGTGAGAGCCGGTGACCGGGTCGGCAACCTCACCGGCGTGCTGGACTTTCGGTTTGATGCGTGGCGCATCCAGCCCTCGGGCGAACCGGCATTTATTGCCAGCAACCCCCGATCGCGGGCGCCCACTCGCCTGCAGAACGATACTGTCCGGATGATGGCCCAGAACCTGGGCAACTACTTCAACGGCAACGGCCAGGGCAAGGGATTTCCCACCTCCCGCGGCGCCGGGACGCTCGCGGCCTTTGAACAGCAGCGACAGCGCCTGATCCACACCTTGCTGGCGCCGGACCCGGACATCCTGGCCGTTTCCGAACTGGAGAATGATGGCTATGGTCCCGCCAGCGCCATTGCCGGGCTCGCCCGGTCCCTGGGCGATCACTGGCAGTATGTCCGCACGCCGGGCGAGGACGGTGGCGATGAAATCCGCACCGCCCTGTTATACCGCAGCGACCGGATAACACCCGTCGGCGCACCCTCCCGGCTGACCGACGGTACCTTCCGGACCAAGGGCCGGCCCCCGCTGGCCCAGGACTTTCGCCGCATTGGCGGTGAGCGGACAGTGCGGATTGTTGCCCCCCACCTGAAGTCGAAATCCTGCCGCGGCGCGCGGGGAGCCGACCGGGATCAATCCGATGGACAGGGCTGCTATACCCGTCGGCGGGTGGCCGAGGCCAGCGCGCTGGTCAACTGGCCGGGCGTCCATTCCGGCGACGGGCAGTCCATCGGCACCCTGATCGCCGGCGACCTCAACAGTTACCTCAGTGAACAGCCACTGGCGGTGTTTTCCGCCGCCGGCTTTACCAGCATGGTGCATCACTTTCATCCCTGTACGCCGGCCCGCTGCCGGCACTACACCTACCGTTACAAGGGCGAAAAAGGCACGCTGGACCACGCCCTGGCCTCCGAACAACTGCGCCCCCGGGTGCTGGGCGCCAAGGCCTGGCTGGTGAACACCGATGAGCCCCGGGCGATCGGCTACCAGGGCATCCGCCAGAACGGCCAGCAGGGGCCCTGGCGATCCTCCGACCACAACCCGGTGATCATCGACCTCAGGCTCTGA
- a CDS encoding helix-turn-helix transcriptional regulator gives MKKTEWPIRWDLLLRYRLIETVALWEGRLTTNHICHSFGIGRQQASKDINTYLRELAPGNLVYDRHLKGYVPAAKFRPVVTRGMVNEYLDLLARQQSLSNTFESLDIGLPDSIVVPGPNRVIAPETMRAVVAATRQGRQLRASYASLSRPEAVESILEPHTLVCAGNSWHLRAWCDSNREFRDFALSRFRTAPEALRQRAKHPREQDKDWNREVTLVITPDQRLTRAQQEIIAGDYGMDRGRLEIGTRAALAPYVLSRLGITFDNLHPDPLVQQLELANPDQLGFGSKREQALKAVAGLC, from the coding sequence ATGAAAAAAACGGAATGGCCCATCCGCTGGGATCTGCTGCTTCGCTACCGATTGATTGAAACCGTTGCCCTGTGGGAAGGTCGTCTGACCACCAACCACATCTGCCACAGTTTTGGTATTGGTCGCCAGCAAGCGTCCAAGGACATCAATACCTATCTGCGGGAGCTGGCTCCCGGCAACTTGGTTTATGACCGCCACCTCAAAGGTTACGTTCCCGCTGCAAAATTCCGCCCGGTGGTTACCCGGGGCATGGTGAACGAGTATCTGGATCTGCTGGCCCGCCAGCAGAGCCTGAGCAATACCTTCGAGTCTCTCGACATTGGCCTGCCTGACAGCATTGTCGTGCCGGGCCCGAACCGTGTTATCGCCCCGGAAACAATGCGGGCGGTGGTTGCCGCGACGCGGCAAGGGCGCCAGTTGCGAGCCAGCTACGCCTCCCTGAGCCGGCCGGAAGCGGTTGAAAGCATCCTTGAGCCCCATACCCTGGTGTGTGCCGGCAACAGCTGGCACCTGCGCGCCTGGTGTGATTCAAACCGGGAATTCCGTGATTTCGCCCTGAGCCGGTTCCGCACCGCGCCGGAGGCCCTGAGACAACGGGCAAAACACCCGCGCGAGCAGGACAAGGACTGGAACCGCGAGGTTACCCTGGTGATCACACCGGATCAGCGCCTGACCAGAGCCCAGCAGGAAATTATCGCCGGTGACTACGGCATGGACCGTGGCCGGCTGGAGATTGGCACCCGGGCAGCCCTGGCGCCCTATGTGCTTTCGCGGCTGGGAATTACCTTCGACAACCTGCACCCGGATCCGCTGGTTCAGCAGCTTGAGCTGGCCAATCCGGATCAGCTCGGATTCGGCAGCAAACGTGAGCAGGCGCTCAAAGCGGTTGCCGGCCTCTGCTAG
- a CDS encoding MFS transporter has translation MTRMVTSLSALILSIILLVSGNAFLMTLLGIRLSIEAVSPDIIGWILVCYSIGFVLGTLYVHRVIGRVGHIRAFAVFAAIAAVTALLYPMAVSELFWAALRVLSGFSIAGVLVVIESWFSSRATNANRGALFAVYQIVFYLSAAGGQLIVNIGDPANFMPFSIAAILLVLALVPLSMTRMEAPVIEQVQRISFFTLARESFTGVTGALICGIMIGGFYALGPVYATLVGLDVARTSTFMASAIVAAMIMAWPLGRLCDRFDRRRVMFWVALTAASSAGGVVLLGAANLWLLTLLVGLFTGLSATLYPIAVAITNDRMESTRIVAASATLLLSYGVGSVIGPVAMAELINLLGPKGLFLGNAAFLLGLAVITSYRITHTEDVAVEDQEHFVPAMPETSPVLTEMDPRNSDFHQSTKVDDMQEELRQAG, from the coding sequence ATGACCCGAATGGTCACCTCCCTGTCTGCCCTGATTCTGAGCATTATCCTGCTGGTCAGTGGCAATGCGTTCCTGATGACATTGCTGGGCATCCGCCTCAGTATCGAAGCGGTATCGCCGGATATCATTGGCTGGATCCTGGTCTGTTACTCCATCGGTTTTGTGTTGGGCACACTTTACGTTCACCGGGTTATCGGCCGTGTTGGCCATATCCGGGCCTTTGCGGTATTTGCCGCCATTGCCGCCGTGACGGCCCTGCTTTACCCGATGGCGGTTTCCGAGCTGTTCTGGGCCGCTCTGCGCGTGCTGTCCGGGTTCAGCATTGCCGGCGTGCTGGTGGTAATCGAGAGCTGGTTTTCCAGTCGGGCCACCAATGCCAATCGCGGCGCACTGTTCGCCGTGTACCAGATTGTATTCTATCTCTCGGCGGCCGGTGGCCAGTTAATCGTTAATATTGGCGACCCGGCCAATTTCATGCCCTTCTCGATTGCTGCGATTTTGCTGGTGCTGGCGCTGGTACCCCTTTCGATGACCCGGATGGAAGCCCCGGTGATTGAGCAGGTGCAGCGTATTTCCTTTTTTACCCTCGCCCGGGAGTCCTTCACCGGCGTCACCGGTGCTCTGATCTGCGGCATAATGATCGGCGGTTTCTACGCCCTGGGACCGGTCTACGCGACCCTGGTCGGGCTGGACGTTGCCAGAACGTCCACCTTCATGGCCAGCGCCATCGTGGCCGCGATGATAATGGCCTGGCCACTCGGCCGGCTGTGTGACCGGTTTGATCGCCGCCGGGTGATGTTCTGGGTGGCTTTGACTGCCGCTTCCTCGGCGGGCGGCGTTGTGCTACTGGGGGCCGCCAACCTCTGGCTGCTGACCCTGCTGGTGGGCTTGTTTACCGGGCTGTCCGCCACGCTTTACCCGATCGCGGTGGCCATCACCAATGACCGCATGGAAAGCACACGGATTGTCGCGGCCAGCGCCACGCTGCTGCTCAGCTACGGTGTCGGGAGCGTGATCGGACCGGTCGCCATGGCGGAACTGATCAACCTGCTCGGGCCGAAAGGGCTGTTCCTGGGCAATGCCGCGTTCCTGCTGGGACTGGCCGTTATCACCAGCTACCGCATCACTCACACCGAGGACGTTGCGGTTGAGGATCAGGAGCACTTTGTGCCGGCGATGCCGGAAACCTCTCCGGTGCTGACCGAGATGGATCCACGGAACAGCGATTTCCACCAGTCGACCAAAGTCGACGACATGCAGGAAGAGCTGCGCCAGGCTGGCTGA
- a CDS encoding MarR family transcriptional regulator, whose protein sequence is MREQFPFAVARVTRRWRKMLDERLKDLGVTQARWSTMVYLEKGGEGLTQRELASLMAIENPTLVRLLDSLEQQGLIERRPCPNDRRARRLHLTTAGRGFMDDLSRRASTLREEMLEGISDEDIECTVRVFNRILENAEKQK, encoded by the coding sequence ATGAGAGAACAGTTTCCTTTTGCGGTAGCCCGGGTTACCCGTCGCTGGCGAAAAATGCTGGATGAGCGCCTGAAGGATCTTGGCGTCACCCAGGCACGGTGGAGCACCATGGTGTATCTGGAAAAGGGCGGTGAAGGCCTGACCCAGCGAGAGCTGGCCAGCCTCATGGCCATCGAGAATCCGACGCTGGTCCGCCTGCTGGACAGTCTGGAGCAGCAGGGGCTGATTGAGCGCAGGCCCTGCCCGAACGACCGCCGGGCCCGCCGTCTGCACCTGACAACCGCCGGCCGTGGTTTTATGGATGATCTGTCCAGGCGGGCCAGCACGCTTCGGGAGGAAATGCTCGAAGGGATCAGCGACGAAGATATCGAGTGCACCGTCCGGGTGTTCAACCGAATCCTGGAAAACGCCGAAAAGCAGAAGTAA
- a CDS encoding MDR family MFS transporter, protein MADNSVEGLKARYGDRWRWLALVTVVTGTMATVLSATVVNVALHDIMVEFGIRQGQVHWLATGFIAAMTTTMLASSWLLDHFGIRKTLAMAMFLFTLISLAGGFAVTPEQLIVARIGQGAMAGLMQPMGMFLVFRIFPRDRRGQAMGIYGMGVILAPALGPVLGGFLVDQLSWRYVMFAPAPVTLIGVLMAWRFLPVPPDRPAPYRFDLAGLLLLGAAIALSLDTLNRLQQADGQWAWIGAEALLALAALWLFVFRERRTRNPLVNIDLLRKPTFLFACLGAMALGLALFGSTYLIPLFVQTALGFTATEAGLLMLPAGIVLGMIFPLAGRLADTQSARKLVIFGIAVFALSAALFALSDLELAMGWLALWAVVGRIGIGFMLPALSTGALNPLEPHELGAGSSTLNFMRQLGGAFGVNLVALTIEFGEHAGGMPTISAFHSAWWLVAAFVAVAAIPVWKMRG, encoded by the coding sequence TTGGCTGATAATTCGGTTGAGGGCCTGAAGGCCCGCTACGGGGATCGCTGGCGTTGGCTGGCACTGGTTACGGTAGTAACCGGTACCATGGCCACGGTTCTCAGCGCCACGGTGGTCAACGTGGCGCTGCACGACATCATGGTGGAATTCGGCATCCGCCAGGGCCAGGTGCACTGGCTCGCCACGGGCTTTATCGCCGCCATGACCACCACCATGCTCGCCTCGTCCTGGCTGCTGGATCATTTCGGGATCCGGAAAACCCTGGCCATGGCGATGTTCCTGTTCACCCTGATTTCTCTGGCCGGTGGATTTGCCGTCACCCCGGAACAGCTGATTGTTGCGCGTATTGGCCAGGGCGCCATGGCTGGCCTGATGCAGCCCATGGGCATGTTCCTGGTGTTCCGTATCTTTCCCCGGGATCGCCGTGGCCAGGCCATGGGCATCTATGGCATGGGCGTGATCCTGGCGCCGGCTCTGGGCCCGGTGCTTGGCGGCTTTCTGGTCGATCAGCTGAGCTGGCGATATGTAATGTTTGCTCCGGCTCCGGTGACCCTGATCGGGGTTCTGATGGCCTGGCGTTTTCTGCCAGTGCCGCCGGACCGTCCTGCTCCCTATCGGTTTGATCTTGCCGGCCTGTTGCTGCTCGGTGCTGCCATTGCGTTGTCACTGGATACGCTCAACAGGCTGCAGCAGGCCGATGGGCAGTGGGCATGGATCGGGGCCGAGGCATTGTTGGCGCTGGCTGCCCTGTGGCTTTTTGTCTTCCGGGAGCGGCGCACCCGAAACCCGCTGGTGAACATTGACCTGTTGCGCAAGCCGACGTTTCTCTTTGCCTGCCTGGGGGCAATGGCGCTGGGTCTTGCCCTGTTCGGATCGACCTATCTGATTCCTCTGTTTGTGCAGACAGCTCTTGGGTTCACGGCGACCGAGGCCGGTCTGTTGATGTTGCCGGCCGGCATTGTCCTGGGCATGATTTTTCCGCTCGCGGGCCGGCTGGCCGACACGCAGAGTGCCCGCAAGCTGGTTATCTTTGGTATCGCCGTATTTGCCCTGTCTGCGGCGCTGTTTGCGCTTTCTGATCTGGAACTGGCTATGGGCTGGCTGGCTCTCTGGGCGGTGGTGGGCCGAATCGGCATCGGCTTCATGCTGCCCGCGCTGTCCACGGGCGCGCTCAATCCGCTGGAGCCCCATGAACTGGGGGCCGGCTCCAGCACCCTGAACTTCATGCGGCAGCTCGGTGGCGCATTCGGTGTCAATCTTGTGGCCTTGACCATTGAGTTCGGTGAGCACGCTGGTGGCATGCCAACCATCAGTGCCTTTCATTCGGCCTGGTGGCTGGTGGCGGCATTTGTCGCGGTCGCCGCAATACCGGTATGGAAAATGCGGGGTTAG
- a CDS encoding TMEM165/GDT1 family protein encodes MDAFLASTVAVAIAEIGDKTQLLSLFLVARYATRLPIILGILVATILNHALSAWLGAWVASLIPEAWLPWILAVSFVAIALWLLIPDKDDSDDSKFLGMGAFMATTIMFFLAEIGDKTQVATVVLAARFTETFWVVVGTTVGMLLANIPVIMAGRWLMERLPLATARIGASVLFVALAIVTVWAIYVNS; translated from the coding sequence ATGGACGCATTCCTTGCCTCAACGGTCGCTGTCGCCATAGCGGAAATCGGTGACAAGACCCAGCTGTTATCGCTTTTCCTCGTTGCCCGATATGCAACCCGCTTGCCGATTATCCTCGGCATCCTGGTGGCCACCATTCTCAATCATGCCTTGTCTGCCTGGCTCGGTGCCTGGGTCGCCAGTCTCATTCCCGAGGCCTGGCTGCCATGGATATTGGCGGTAAGCTTCGTGGCCATTGCGCTCTGGTTACTGATTCCGGATAAAGACGACAGCGATGATTCGAAGTTTCTCGGCATGGGGGCTTTCATGGCCACCACGATCATGTTTTTCCTGGCCGAGATCGGCGACAAAACCCAGGTGGCGACCGTTGTCCTTGCCGCCCGCTTCACTGAAACTTTCTGGGTTGTGGTCGGAACCACGGTGGGGATGCTGCTGGCCAATATACCGGTTATCATGGCAGGACGCTGGCTGATGGAACGGTTGCCCCTGGCCACTGCGCGAATTGGTGCAAGCGTTCTTTTTGTTGCGCTGGCCATCGTTACTGTGTGGGCGATCTATGTGAACTCCTGA
- a CDS encoding L,D-transpeptidase family protein — protein sequence MWLRFSAVLLLAQMLTLPVLNAAEPANSGAAAGGAEGTDGAKGTDEPETIDRSPRVPTFPIKGDLAGELGVYETSYEDTFAGIGNRLALGYLELVKANPGVDPWLPGEGTLITLPRQYVLPDARREGIVINLAEYRLYYFSDNGVQVYPVGVGTAENPSPLTNARVTMPLESPAWYPPASIRAEYEASGGFLPRMIPPGPNNPLGSHALLLSEDGYLIHGTNKKFGVGMPVSHGCFRMYNEDISRFVYQVEKGTPVQIVRDAVKIGLSRGEVWLEVHRPHEEYTGEDRDRLWQQVFTEVEAFRANHPGVQVKRAAIELAVDQADGIPTMIGERVTQMAADKTVDEKAPESTAEPEQRLYF from the coding sequence ATGTGGTTGAGATTTTCAGCGGTGCTGCTCCTGGCCCAGATGCTGACGCTGCCGGTACTTAACGCGGCAGAGCCAGCGAACTCCGGGGCCGCAGCAGGCGGGGCAGAGGGAACTGACGGAGCCAAGGGTACTGACGAGCCGGAAACCATTGACCGGAGTCCCCGGGTTCCCACGTTTCCCATCAAGGGCGACCTGGCGGGTGAACTGGGGGTCTATGAGACCAGCTACGAGGATACCTTTGCGGGCATCGGCAACCGCCTGGCGCTGGGGTATCTGGAGCTGGTGAAGGCCAATCCCGGTGTCGACCCCTGGCTCCCGGGGGAAGGCACCCTGATCACCCTGCCGCGACAGTATGTGCTTCCGGATGCCCGGCGCGAAGGTATTGTTATCAACCTGGCGGAATATCGCCTGTACTACTTTTCCGATAACGGCGTGCAGGTGTATCCGGTCGGGGTGGGCACGGCAGAGAATCCCTCACCGCTGACCAACGCCAGGGTGACCATGCCACTGGAATCGCCGGCCTGGTATCCCCCCGCCAGTATCCGGGCAGAATACGAGGCCTCCGGTGGCTTTCTGCCCCGAATGATTCCGCCGGGCCCGAATAACCCTCTGGGCAGTCACGCCCTGCTGCTCAGTGAAGACGGCTACCTGATTCACGGTACCAACAAGAAGTTTGGCGTCGGTATGCCGGTCAGCCATGGCTGCTTCCGGATGTACAACGAGGATATTTCCCGGTTCGTGTACCAGGTCGAGAAGGGCACTCCGGTTCAGATCGTGCGTGATGCCGTCAAGATCGGGCTCTCCCGGGGCGAAGTCTGGCTCGAAGTGCATCGCCCTCATGAGGAGTACACGGGCGAGGATCGTGACCGGTTATGGCAGCAGGTTTTCACCGAGGTTGAGGCGTTCCGCGCCAATCATCCGGGTGTTCAGGTCAAGCGCGCTGCGATTGAGCTGGCTGTGGATCAGGCCGATGGCATTCCCACCATGATCGGTGAACGGGTGACCCAGATGGCGGCCGACAAGACCGTCGACGAAAAAGCACCTGAATCCACCGCGGAACCCGAACAGCGGCTCTATTTCTGA
- a CDS encoding NfeD family protein → MHRPTRLPSPARLKIRALVLLAGLLMALGSLSHQVLAQQASSGTALVLTVDGAIGPATMDYVTRGIDRAESEGAGLVIIEIDTPGGLMSSMRDIIQAILASEVPVATYVSPQGARAASAGTYILYGSHIAAMAPATNLGSATPVQMGGLPGSQEPASEPDAGDGSTAMERKVLEDAVSYIRGLAQRHGRNADWAEEAVRKAVNLSATEALEKNVIDVVVPNLRELLQQIDGRKVAMASGEVTLATADLEIVRAQPDWRTRLLSVITDPNVAYFLMIIGFYGIVFELASPGAVVPGVVGAICLVLALFAFQVLSVNYAGLALILLGLAFIVGEAFVPSFGVLGVGGIVAFVTGSVILMDGSHQDISLPTIGGTALVAGGFILWTVTRFIGLRRRSPVSGVEQLSHEEGVSLEDFCAEHEHYRGHVRVSGERWNAISSQPIRKDDRVKVTAVEGLTLSVRVLPGNG, encoded by the coding sequence ATGCACCGTCCCACTCGATTACCGAGCCCTGCCCGCCTGAAAATCCGGGCACTGGTGCTGCTGGCCGGTCTGTTAATGGCTCTGGGATCATTGAGCCATCAGGTGCTTGCCCAGCAGGCATCCAGCGGAACCGCTCTGGTACTCACCGTTGACGGCGCCATCGGCCCCGCCACCATGGATTACGTCACCCGCGGCATTGACCGGGCTGAATCGGAGGGTGCCGGGCTGGTGATCATCGAGATCGATACCCCGGGCGGCCTGATGAGCTCCATGCGGGACATTATCCAGGCCATTCTTGCCTCTGAAGTACCTGTCGCCACCTACGTTTCTCCCCAGGGCGCCCGGGCTGCCAGCGCCGGCACCTATATCCTCTACGGCAGTCACATTGCCGCCATGGCACCGGCGACCAATCTCGGGTCGGCAACGCCGGTCCAGATGGGTGGCCTGCCTGGCAGCCAGGAACCGGCCAGTGAGCCGGACGCCGGAGATGGCAGCACCGCCATGGAGCGCAAGGTGCTGGAGGATGCGGTCAGTTACATCCGCGGGCTGGCGCAGCGCCACGGCCGCAATGCCGACTGGGCTGAGGAAGCGGTGCGCAAGGCCGTCAATCTCAGCGCCACAGAAGCACTCGAGAAAAACGTCATAGACGTGGTTGTTCCGAATCTGCGGGAACTGCTTCAGCAGATCGACGGCCGCAAGGTTGCCATGGCGTCGGGAGAGGTGACCCTGGCTACCGCCGACCTCGAGATTGTCCGCGCCCAGCCAGACTGGCGTACCCGCCTGCTGTCGGTGATTACCGATCCGAACGTTGCCTATTTCCTGATGATTATCGGGTTCTACGGCATTGTTTTCGAGCTGGCCAGCCCCGGCGCGGTCGTGCCCGGCGTGGTTGGTGCCATCTGTCTGGTTCTGGCGCTGTTTGCTTTCCAGGTGCTGTCCGTCAACTACGCCGGCCTGGCGCTGATCCTGCTCGGCCTCGCCTTCATCGTGGGAGAGGCCTTCGTGCCCAGTTTCGGAGTATTGGGGGTCGGAGGCATCGTGGCGTTTGTGACGGGCTCGGTCATCCTGATGGATGGCAGCCACCAGGATATATCCCTGCCGACCATTGGCGGTACCGCCCTGGTCGCCGGCGGTTTTATCCTGTGGACGGTCACCCGGTTTATCGGATTGCGGCGCAGGTCCCCGGTCAGCGGTGTCGAGCAGTTGAGCCATGAAGAGGGCGTGTCGCTGGAAGATTTTTGCGCAGAGCATGAGCATTACCGGGGGCATGTCCGGGTCAGTGGTGAACGGTGGAATGCCATCAGCAGCCAGCCGATCCGCAAGGATGACCGGGTGAAAGTAACAGCAGTTGAGGGTTTAACGCTGAGTGTCAGGGTGCTGCCGGGCAACGGCTGA
- a CDS encoding slipin family protein: MIGELVPYIAPVVVLLLILGSAIKIMPEYERGVVFFLGRFQGVKGPGLIIVIPVIQQMVRVDLRVITLDVPSQDVISRDNVTVRVNAVLYFRVVDPERAIIRVEDFGSATSQLAQTTLRSVLGKHDLDEMLSERDKLNSDIQEIIDAQTEEWGIKVANVEIKHVDLNESMIRAIARQAEAERERRAKVIHAEGELQASKKLVEAADVMSSNSGSMQLRYLQTLADMSNTNSATIVFPLPMELMTTFLKQNKPVTTGKPEPEA; this comes from the coding sequence ATGATTGGTGAACTGGTTCCCTATATCGCACCTGTTGTGGTGTTATTGCTGATTCTCGGCTCGGCCATCAAGATAATGCCGGAGTACGAGCGCGGGGTGGTGTTCTTCCTCGGCCGCTTTCAGGGCGTGAAAGGGCCCGGCCTGATCATCGTGATTCCGGTGATCCAGCAGATGGTTCGGGTGGATCTGCGGGTGATCACGCTTGACGTTCCCAGCCAGGACGTCATCTCCCGGGATAACGTCACCGTGCGGGTGAACGCCGTGCTTTATTTCCGGGTGGTGGATCCTGAGCGGGCTATCATCCGGGTTGAGGACTTTGGTTCGGCCACCAGTCAGTTGGCCCAGACCACATTGCGGTCGGTGCTCGGCAAACACGATCTGGATGAAATGCTTTCGGAACGTGACAAGCTGAATTCCGATATCCAGGAAATAATCGATGCCCAGACCGAGGAGTGGGGCATCAAGGTCGCCAACGTTGAGATCAAGCACGTCGACCTGAACGAATCCATGATTCGGGCCATTGCCCGTCAGGCGGAGGCCGAGCGTGAGCGCCGTGCGAAGGTGATTCATGCCGAGGGCGAATTGCAGGCCTCGAAGAAGCTGGTGGAAGCCGCAGATGTGATGTCCAGCAATTCGGGCTCAATGCAGTTGCGGTATCTGCAGACCCTTGCGGACATGAGTAATACCAATTCGGCGACTATTGTGTTCCCGCTGCCGATGGAACTGATGACAACCTTCCTGAAGCAGAACAAGCCGGTGACCACGGGCAAGCCCGAGCCCGAGGCATAA
- a CDS encoding Lpp/OprI family alanine-zipper lipoprotein: MRKLTIAGIALATALTAGCATTDQGAIDEANATANSAETTAEKALNTANSAASTARSAEQTAEEALAAAKAAQRAAEEANERAKRMLERSSQK; this comes from the coding sequence ATGCGTAAACTGACGATCGCCGGGATTGCACTGGCCACTGCACTGACTGCAGGTTGTGCCACTACCGATCAGGGTGCCATCGACGAAGCTAATGCAACAGCCAACTCCGCCGAGACCACCGCTGAGAAGGCACTGAACACTGCTAACAGCGCAGCCAGCACTGCTCGCTCTGCCGAGCAGACCGCAGAAGAAGCACTGGCAGCTGCCAAGGCTGCTCAGCGCGCTGCCGAGGAAGCAAACGAGCGTGCCAAGCGTATGCTCGAGCGTTCCAGCCAGAAGTAA
- a CDS encoding L,D-transpeptidase family protein, with product MLIFRAVFSALVLLSLAASPQALAAGLLAKADTRMPAKTTYNAADIQDVSKVVVRKGERRLYLMSGDEVVRSYRISLGDNPKGHKLYEGDERTPEGTYTLDWRNAESDFYKSIHISYPSERDRELASAWGLDPGGSIMIHGLPNGEEDMAFAYRGLDWTDGCIAVTNKEIDEIWQLVSNGTPISIQP from the coding sequence ATGCTGATTTTCCGTGCTGTTTTTTCCGCCCTGGTCCTGCTGTCGCTGGCTGCCTCACCCCAGGCCCTGGCGGCCGGGTTGCTGGCCAAAGCCGACACCCGGATGCCGGCAAAAACCACCTACAACGCAGCCGATATCCAGGACGTGAGCAAGGTCGTTGTGCGCAAGGGTGAACGGCGGCTTTACCTCATGAGCGGCGACGAGGTGGTGCGCAGCTATCGTATTTCCCTGGGCGATAATCCAAAGGGCCATAAACTTTACGAAGGTGACGAACGCACCCCCGAGGGCACTTACACCCTGGACTGGCGCAATGCCGAGAGCGACTTCTACAAATCCATCCACATTTCCTACCCCAGCGAACGGGACCGGGAGCTGGCGTCGGCCTGGGGGCTGGATCCCGGCGGCAGCATCATGATTCATGGCTTGCCGAACGGCGAGGAAGATATGGCGTTTGCCTACAGGGGCCTGGATTGGACGGACGGCTGCATTGCCGTGACCAATAAAGAGATCGATGAAATCTGGCAATTGGTGTCGAACGGCACGCCGATCAGCATTCAGCCCTGA